Proteins co-encoded in one Fusarium musae strain F31 chromosome 3, whole genome shotgun sequence genomic window:
- a CDS encoding hypothetical protein (EggNog:ENOG41): MFAQAVLLIAFASNAFGTPYVVTNPKDLYSTWSSDDFSATPAPNGHSIKWSFTVKGHNGVPDPGNFAAYCHGLQVVSDDLDLKGKPEFERCNDTAYEARQYFSGQLTTVEVRRTDYPDLGKEVQISATANYSSTNDNIVGEHLKFGDFQTKFISTFIQD, from the coding sequence ATGTTCGCCCAAgccgtcctcctcatcgcctTCGCGTCCAACGCATTCGGCACACCCTACGTAGTCACCAACCCCAAGGACCTCTACAGCACCTGGTCCAGCGACGACTTCAGCGCCACGCCCGCCCCCAACGGCCATTCCATCAAATGGTCATTCACCGTGAAAGGACACAACGGTGTTCCAGACCCAGGAAACTTTGCAGCTTATTGCCATGGCCTGCAGGTGGTTTCGGACGACCTCGATCTCAAGGGCAAGCCTGAATTTGAGCGCTGCAACGACACTGCGTACGAGGCTCGCCAGTACTTTTCTGGGCAGCTCACTACTGTCGAGGTTCGGCGCACGGATTATCCTGATCTTGGAAAGGAGGTGCAGATCTCTGCTACGGCGAATTATAGCTCGACCAACGATAACATTGTGGGTGAGCACTTAAAGTTTGGCGATTTCCAGACAAAGTTCATTTCTACGTTCATTCAGGATTAG
- a CDS encoding hypothetical protein (EggNog:ENOG41) translates to MLTRDPRTWTRQTDLEELKETDPGLAIAASVPVRRLGHPTEVANIAVMMAKTGYLTGQDIILSGGLK, encoded by the exons ATGCTGACCCGAGACCCCAGAACATGGACAAGACAGACCGATCTGGAGGAACTGAAGGAAACGGATCCTGGCCTCGCCATTGCAGCAAGCGTCCCAGTACGCCGATTAGGCCATCCCACAGAGGTTGCCAACATCGCTGTTAT GATGGCAAAAACTGGATATCTCACTGGACAAGATATCATCTTGTCTGGTGGTTTGAAGTAG
- a CDS encoding hypothetical protein (EggNog:ENOG41~CAZy:CE10~MEROPS:MER0034665), translated as MSSYADSWLKFEESLGGVRPVLKGSAEEMREQFSGLGALLASQAPPFPENKLHVSNGEVSGVAYRTYTPLNSEAKKLPIGVFYHSGGFVLGSLDSEDGFCRYIALKANVVVVNVDYRLSPEHKAPAHLEDAVTLYEWAFNNADSIGGNPSNMFTIGTSAGGCLALAVARKVVLGRTSLPTDAITGVVALCPVAFHPRNIPTKFQAKHSSYKENKENVPIVDEESLLQMFENSGVDPGDRNYFPLLDDSCLKMFPKTYVATCGKDPLRDDGRVLYDSLSSAGVPTKTGHYGDMPHCFWIVPSLPETGVFLNELISGINWAIEGSN; from the exons ATGTCTTCTTACGCTGACTCCTGGCTCAAG TTTGAAGAGTCTCTGGGTGGCGTCCGCCCCGTGTTGAAGGGCTCCGCGGAAGAAATGAGAGAGCAATTCAGCGGCCTCGGTGCCTTACTTGCTTCTCAGGCCCCTCCTTTCCCAGAAAATAAGTTGCATGTCAGTAATGGAGAAGTAAGTGGCGTGGCGTATCGGACCTACACGCCTCTCAACTCTGAAGCCAAGAAATTGCCCATTGGTGTTTTCTATCACTCTGGTGGTTTTGTTTTAGGCAGCCTTGACTCTGAGGATGGCTTCTGTCGATATATCGCACTCAAGGCCAACGTGGTTGTTGTGAACGTTGATTATCGTTTATCTCCTGAACACAAGGCTCCGGCACATTTGGAGGACGCCGTGACTCTTTACGAATGG GCTTTCAACAACGCCGATAGTATTGGCGGCAATCCCTCTAACATGTTCACCATCGGCACATCAGCTGGCGGCTGTCTTGCCCTTGCAGTTGCTCGAAAAGTAGTCCTCGGTCGAACCAGTCTTCCCACTGATGCTATCACTGGAGTCGTTGCACTATGTCCAGTAGCATTCCACCCACGAAACATCCCAACAAAGTTCCAGGCGAAACACTCGTCCTACAaggagaacaaagaaaatgtCCCCATAGTCGATGAGGAATCACTTCTACAGATGTTTGAAAACTCTGGTGTCGATCCTGGTGATAGGAACTACTTCCCATTGCTGGACGATAgttgcttgaagatgttCCCTAAGACATATGTCGCAACATGCGGCAAGGATCCACTGCGGGACGATGGGAGAGTCCTTTATGATAGCCTCTCCTCTGCTGGCGTGCCTACCAAGACCGGCCATTATGGTGATATGCCTCATTGCTTCTGGATAGTCCCATCTCTACCCGAGACAGGGGTATTCCTGAACGAATTGATAAGCGGGATCAACTGGGCCATCGAAGGTAGTAATTAG
- a CDS encoding hypothetical protein (EggNog:ENOG41): MPSRKLKDSERRRCANACYTCKRRKERCDGRQPCGRCVTRGVDSECSFTPSPTTKRRVRSARPPSSGAGNLQGSISPSVSSSIEVFDQTPPQLSNQAGHGSHKDHTERAQFSTLIQDGHGKFVFIGDAANLSFLQIIRRLVRDSLGPCAFTEDALQYLMVEAKPSDSSTWFVNIMDDTPAIPDEEEARYLVSWFFRSTSCVLNLFEEREITESMASWYQKCSGGPEDKASVAVFFLIFAIGAQTCPENRDKEAEQYFNYGRFLTASIIMDDISISAVQSNILITMYLLGASRRNAAFMYLGSAVRAAYALGIQRHDVNKHFKQSEYLLRERLWKVLRVLDLFMSASLGRPPSTHETRNTGTDENYSASNDLCAIFEDILTNIYSPQKVSNTHLERISEHHRQWANKFPLGLATDSIKPSKFIDEANGKESPNIGLCHLKEAYYWTIMLLARPSLTKSVSKHMCKASKDMSQWEPPTAATEPDQVLAFSCVDSAVRTVDLLKVMGDNREIPKRLPFVVNSLFVAALVLGTAYFNDLDHIFPLEKSITGVRSLMARFSTHDPVAKGALQTIDNLQTVCNIYVDERARRKMERQSLLVRNLFGTVHDVSRPQTPNQHDKAKATSTSDFSQSETIFDTWSFDESVGHMDGELMGMLPHEALEAFSLPTPTTITFDSFDAGFPLFSTVDVCSLEVEGNMGTSNMAFGL; this comes from the coding sequence ATGCCTTCTCGTAAACTCAAAGACAGCGAGCGCCGTAGATGCGCCAATGCCTGCTACACTTGTAAACGTCGCAAAGAGCGCTGTGACGGCCGTCAGCCGTGTGGCCGCTGCGTCACCCGCGGGGTGGATTCCGAATGCAGCTTTACCCCTTCTCCGACAACAAAGCGCAGAGTTCGGAGCGCCCGACCTCCCTCTTCTGGTGCAGGCAACTTGCAGGGCTCTATATCGCCAAGcgtctcctcctccatcgaAGTCTTTGACCAGACTCCACCTCAGCTTAGCAACCAGGCGGGACATGGTTCACACAAAGACCATACAGAGCGTGCGCAATTCTCTACGCTCATACAAGACGGCCACGGGAAATTCGTCTTCATCGGCGACGCAGCCAACCTGTCCTTTCTACAGATTATCCGACGTCTAGTACGCGATTCGCTCGGTCCCTGTGCGTTCACGGAAGATGCTCTTCAATATCTTATGGTTGAGGCCAAGCCGTCGGATAGTTCCACGTGGTTCGTAAACATCATGGATGATACACCAGCAATAcccgatgaggaagaggctcgATATCTGGTCTCTTGGTTCTTCCGTTCCACCAGTTGCGTACTCAACCTCTTCGAAGAACGAGAAATCACTGAGTCAATGGCGTCTTGGTATCAAAAGTGCTCTGGTGGTCCAGAGGATAAAGCTTCAGTGGCAGTCTTCTTTCTCATATTTGCAATTGGCGCCCAGACATGTCCTGAGAATAGGGACAAGGAAGCAGAGCAATATTTCAACTACGGACGCTTCCTCACCGCTTCCATAATCATGGACGATATCAGTATATCCGCAGTCCAGTCCAACATTCTGATTACCATGTACCTACTGGGTGCATCACGGCGGAACGCGGCATTCATGTATCTCGGCAGTGCTGTACGCGCGGCATATGCTCTCGGAATTCAGCGACACGATGTCAACAAGCATTTCAAGCAGTCCGAATATCTTCTGCGAGAAAGGCTGTGGAAGGTCCTCCGAGTACTGGATCTCTTCATGAGTGCATCACTTGGTCGTCCACCATCCACACACGAAACTCGGAATACGGGTACCGATGAGAATTACTCGGCTTCCAACGATCTCTGCGCTATCTTTGAAGATATTCTTACCAACATCTACTCCCCGCAAAAAGTCTCAAACACGCATTTGGAGCGAATCAGTGAACACCATCGACAATGGGCGAATAAGTTTCCTCTAGGTCTGGCTACTGATAGTATCAAACCGTCGAAATTTATTGACGAGGCGAATGGGAAAGAATCGCCAAATATCGGTCTATGCCACCTCAAAGAGGCTTATTACTGGACAATTATGCTACTTGCTCGACCATCCTTGACGAAAAGCGTTTCTAAACACATGTGCAAAGCCAGCAAGGACATGAGTCAGTGGGAACCTCCTACTGCTGCAACGGAGCCCGACCAAGTCCTCGCTTTTTCCTGTGTCGACTCTGCAGTTAGGACAGTTGATCTCCTGAAGGTAATGGGTGACAACCGAGAGATCCCAAAGCGTCTCCCATTTGTCGTGAACTCATTATTTGTTGCAGCGTTGGTGCTCGGAACGGCCTACTTCAATGACTTGGATCATATCTTCCCCCTCGAGAAAAGCATCACCGGCGTACGATCCTTGATGGCCAGGTTCAGTACCCATGACCCTGTCGCCAAGGGTGCCCTGCAAACCATCGATAACCTGCAAACTGTTTGCAATATATACGTCGATGAGCGAGCACGtcggaagatggagagacaGAGCCTCCTTGTGCGAAACCTCTTTGGTACCGTCCACGACGTATCTAGGCCGCAGACTCCGAATCAACACGACAAAGCAAAGGCAACATCTACCAGCGATTTCAGCCAGAGTGAGACAATTTTTGATACGTGGTCCTTTGACGAATCTGTTGGACACATGGATGGGGAGCTGATGGGAATGCTGCCGCATGAAGCGCTAGAGGCATTTTCACTTCCCACGCCTACGACCATTACTTTCGACTCTTTTGATGCTGGCTTTCCTCTTTTCTCAACTGTAGATGTATGTAgtcttgaggttgaaggaaaTATGGGGACAAGTAATATGGCGTTTGGGCTGTGA
- a CDS encoding hypothetical protein (EggNog:ENOG41): protein MEQNTLKRRGVGLTGVDKDKSFGGYTLFCPLTSDTAHLVDIDGKEVHSWKLPGRIGRHARILPNGNLAVNTLRTTELTTKDGGPFPFPFFNKYGGGVMSELDPDGKVVRQFTDDLGHHDQYHYGDGRFLYTGLEALSPEDSAKVIGGVPGTEIDGITYADTINEVDEKGNLVWQWKVSERLPRDEYPLQAHYTREHYPLINSVIPMRDGKHILASLRSVSAVIIIERSTGNIVWKLGSEVLAQQHNATELDNGNILIFDNGAFRNGESITYTRAIEVDRQTKNIVWEYRDRSQMHNFFTPFMGSAQRLANGNTLLCESAFGRLFEVTKDGYVCWEFINPHFAPYPDQATSKIFPGESNALFRAYRYSLEEIPWLKKKLGGTDGEGQASGVLGSICKQQ, encoded by the coding sequence ATGGAGCAAAACACACTAAAGAGACGTGGCGTCGGTCTCACAGGTGTCGACAAGGATAAGTCCTTCGGCGGCTACACCCTTTTCTGCCCCCTGACCAGCGACACAGCTCACCTGGTTGACATCGACGGCAAGGAAGTCCACTCATGGAAACTCCCCGGCAGAATTGGTCGACATGCTAGAATTCTGCCCAATGGAAATCTTGCTGTCAATACTCTTCGAACAACTGagctcaccaccaaagatggAGGTCCTTTcccctttcccttcttcaacaagtaTGGCGGTGGTGTGATGAGTGAACTTGATCCCGATGGAAAAGTGGTTCGTCAGTTCACAGATGATCTTGGTCATCATGATCAGTATCATTATGGCGATGGTCGCTTTTTGTATACCGGTCTTGAGGCTCTGTCGCCTGAGGACTCAGCGAAGGTAATCGGCGGTGTCCCTGGGACCGAGATCGACGGCATCACTTACGCCGACACCATCAATGAAGTTGACGAGAAGGGAAATCTTGTCTGGCAATGGAAGGTCTCAGAGCGTCTCCCACGAGACGAATACCCTCTTCAAGCTCACTACACAAGAGAGCACTATCCACTTATCAACTCCGTCATCCCCATGCGCGACGGCAAACATATCCTCGCGTCTCTCCGATCAGTATCAGCCGTCATAATCATCGAGAGATCCACCGGCAACATCGTCTGGAAGCTCGGCTCAGAAGTTCTTGCTCAACAACACAATGCTACTGAACTAGACAACGGCAACATTCTCATCTTCGACAATGGAGCTTTTCGTAACGGTGAATCTATCACTTATACCCGCGCCATCGAGGTTGATAGACAAACGAAGAACATTGTCTGGGAGTACAGGGACCGCTCACAAATGCATAACTTCTTCACTCCATTCATGGGAAGTGCGCAGAGATTAGCGAACGGAAACACATTGCTTTGTGAGAGTGCCTTTGGAAGACTGTTTGAGGTTACGAAGGACGGGTATGTTTGCTGGGAGTTTATCAACCCGCATTTCGCGCCGTATCCCGATCAAGCTACTTCAAAGATATTCCCTGGTGAGTCGAACGCGCTGTTTAGGGCGTATCGGTATTCTTTGGAGGAGATTCcctggttgaagaagaagttgggaGGAACTGATGGAGAAGGGCAAGCTTCAGGGGTATTGGGAAGTATATGCAAGCAGCAATAG
- a CDS encoding hypothetical protein (EggNog:ENOG41) → MSSFSEKSQPVQSKTSEHDGDVIQDEVIHVPGYDPTLTIESGETRRALLKVDFFILPFIVLCFCFLQFDRTNIGNALTDTLRTDINIDNSDINLAQTLFTVGFIVTELPFNMISKYMGPERFLPITMFLWGIATWSQIFLKNAHGLCAARFFIGALEGGYIPGFALYISRYYTNQELALRYAIFWASNSFAGALGGPLSIGLLSLRGRGGLHGWQWLFLIEGVLTCCLGFLAYLYFPHNAAKPKTFFGKSFNIFTEREASIIVTRVIRNDPTKALRYGQPVLLSHIVDTFTDWRLYGHLVAGLLSMVMISPMNTYAPSIIKSLGFTSLQANGLNSVGSVCALIWSVTLAFSSDHFRERGLHIALGYLWGAAGLLWLALAPNGVSKWTLYGGVVWTQMGMGCVQAISAAWLTTKMQDYKRPVALAAYVMSLQLANFPGNQLFRTQDAPRYTRGLSIAAGCAIAAAVVILVWKLLYRLFDNGDAGVEEKFQVASDETRSEI, encoded by the exons ATGAGTTCCTTTTCTGAAAAGAGTCAGCCGGTGCAGTCCAAGACTTCGGAGCATGATGGCGATGTCATTCAGGATGAAGTTATTCATGTTCCGGGCTATGATCCTACCCTTACCATTGAATCTGGAGAAACCAGGAGAGCTTTGCTCAAAgttgacttcttcatcttgcctTTTATCGTTCTTTGTTTCTGCTTCCTCCAATTCGATCGTACCAACATTGGCAATGCCCTAACCGACACGCTTCGAACGGACATTAACATCGACAACTCAGACATCAACTTAGCCCAAACTCTCTTCACTGTCGGTTTCATTGTTACAGAGTTGCCCTTCAATATGATCAGCAAGTACATGGGCCCAGAGAGATTCCTTCCCATCACCATGTTCCTCTGGGGCATTGCTACCTGGTCTCaaatcttcttgaagaatgCGCACGGTTTATGTGCTGCTCGATTCTTCATTGGCGCTCTTGAAGGTGGTTATATCCCTGGTTTTGCTCTCTATATCTCGCGATACTATACCAACCAAGAGCTTGCTCTACGATATGCCATTTTCTGGGCTTCCAACAGCTTTGCTGGTGCTCTTGGTGGGCCTTTGTCTATtggtcttctttcccttcgTGGACGAGGTGGTCTTCATGGCTGGCAATGGCTGTTCCTTATTG AGGGTGTTTTGACCTGCTGTCTCGGATTTCTCGCATACCTATACTTCCCTCACAACGCTGCGAAGCCAAAGACCTTCTTTGGCAAATcattcaacatcttcacTGAGCGTGAAGCgtccatcatcgtcacccGAGTAATCCGCAACGATCCTACTAAAGCCCTCCGATATGGCCAACCAGTTCTGCTGTCACACATCGTCGATACCTTCACTGACTGGAGATTATACGGTCATCTCGTCGCTGGTCTTCTATCCATGGTCATGATCTCTCCGATGAACACATACGCACCCTCGatcatcaagtctctcgGCTTTACCTCCCTCCAAGCCAACGGCCTCAACTCCGTGGGTAGTGTCTGTGCCTTGATTTGGTCAGTCACTTTGGCATTCAGCAGTGATCACTTCCGCGAGCGAGGGCTCCACATTGCCCTTGGCTACCTCTGGGGAGCCGCTGGTCTACTGTGGCTAGCCCTTGCACCAAATGGTGTATCGAAGTGGACTTTGTACGGTGGAGTGGTCTGGACGCAGATGGGAATGGGCTGTGTCCAAGCCATCAGTGCTGCATGGCTCACAACCAAGATGCAGGATTACAAGAGACCTGTTGCCCTGGCTGCTTATGTGATGAGTCTCCAGCTTGCCAACTTTCCTGGTAACCAACTTTTCAGAACTCAAG ATGCACCTAGGTATACTCGCGGACTGAGTATTGCTGCTGGCTGTGCCATTGCGGCCGCTGTTGTTATTCTGGTCTGGAAGTTGCTATATCGACTCTTTGACAATGGTGATGCTGGTGTCGAGGAAAAGTTTCAGGTTGCTTCAGACGAGACTAGAAGTGAGATTTAA
- a CDS encoding hypothetical protein (BUSCO:EOG092649XV) — MSRAGVSIRHATDLNAPPPPDQDETCPVCKTTRYFNRDMEFRINPECYHRMCKTCVERIFKDGPNQCPYAGCHKTLRLRGFKTAFFADLAVEREVDIRRRVAAVFNKVEEDFETLDAYNEYLERVEVLTCDLVYGTDEQRRKAEAELGEWEVKHKADIERNRRLARETADARQRRIAAEEEEARQRRLREHQEELEEKANAKRFREEMLDSLQSAETGRATEAMDKIMLKKRGHNKRDAALGAAGSSGLSIRGLREKKTAVVENKPYDPYGGVRVMPERVDLSPEKLALYSNEWVEETRTKPKFKAGGYSPDEYLTRALFEAFSGLGVFVDEEKVEKSVATAGAKEAAMTGDTGGRMDVDDPF; from the coding sequence ATGTCTCGCGCAGGCGTCTCAATACGCCACGCCACAGATCTCAACGCGCCTCCACCGCCAGACCAAGACGAGACATGTCCCGTGTGCAAGACAACACGCTACTTCAACCGTGACATGGAATTCCGCATCAACCCAGAGTGCTACCACCGCATGTGCAAGACCTGCGTCGAGCGAATCTTCAAAGACGGCCCCAACCAATGTCCCTACGCCGGCTGCCACAAAACCCTTCGGCTTCGCGGTTTCAAGACTGCTTTCTTCGCGGATCTTGCTGTGGAGCGGGAAGTCGATATCCGGAGACGGGTGGCGGCGGTGTTTAataaggttgaggaggacTTTGAGACGCTGGATGCTTACAATGAGTACCTGGAGAGGGTGGAGGTTTTGACGTGTGATCTCGTCTATGGCACCGATGAGCAGAGGAGGAAGGCTGAGGCGGAACTTGGGGAGTGGGAGGTGAAGCACAAGGCGGACATTGAGCGCAACAGACGTCTTGCGCGTGAAACAGCCGATGCTCGTCAACGTCGTATCGcagcagaggaggaagaagctcgGCAGCGACGATTACGtgaacatcaagaagaacttgaagaaaaggccaACGCCAAGCGCTTCCGTGAAGAAATGCTCGACTCGCTACAAAGCGCAGAAACGGGCCGCGCGACAGAGGCGATGGACAAGATCATGCTCAAGAAACGAGGACACAACAAGCGAGACGCAGCACTCGGCGCCGCGGGAAGCAGCGGTCTCTCTATCAGAGGACTGCGCGAGAAAAAGACAGCCGTGGTGGAGAACAAGCCGTACGATCCGTACGGCGGCGTGCGCGTCATGCCAGAGCGTGTGGACCTTTCGCCGGAGAAACTGGCGCTGTATAGCAACGAGTGGGTCGAGGAGACAAGGACGAAGCCCAAGTTTAAGGCTGGAGGGTACAGTCCTGATGAGTACCTCACTCGCGCTTTGTTCGAGGCTTTTTCAGGGCTGGGTGTGTTtgtggatgaggagaaggttgagaagagtGTTGCTACAGCGGGCGCGAAAGAAGCTGCTATGACGGGAGATACGGGGGGTAGAATGGACGTCGATGATCCGTTCTAG
- a CDS encoding hypothetical protein (EggNog:ENOG41), with amino-acid sequence MADNEPTPAETAAANAKEAEEQAALPYKWTQTISELDVTFNVPGNLKSRDLVITIKKQSLQAGIKGQDPIIQGDLPHAVHVDDSTWTLSTNSDGTKTVEIHLDKVNKMEWWAHVVTSAPKIDVTKIQPDNSKLSDLDGETRGMVEKMMFDQQQKEKGLPSSDEQKKADILKKFQEQHPEMDFSKAKIQ; translated from the exons ATGGCCGATAACG AACCTACACCCGCTGAGACCGCCGCTGCCAACGCAAAGGAGGCCGAGGAGCAGGCTGCTCTTCCCTACAAGTGGACTCAGACCATCTCAGAGCTCGACGTCACCTTCAATGTACCCGGAAACCTCAAGTCGAGGGATCTCGTCATTACtatcaagaagcagagccTACAGGCGGGTATCAAGGGCCAGGATCCAATTATCCAG GGCGACCTCCCCCACGCCGTTCACGTTGACGACTCTACATGGACGCTCAGCACCAACTCAGACGGTACCAAGACAGTTGAGATTCACCTCGACAAGGTGAACAAGATGGAATGGTGGGCGCACGTCGTCACATCCGCTCCCAAGATCGACGTGACCAAGATCCAGCCCGACAACTCCAAGCTCTCAGATCTCGACGGTGAGACCCGCGGTATggtcgagaagatgatgttcgaccagcagcagaaggagaagggtcTGCCTAGCTCAGacgagcagaagaaggcggATATCCTAAAGAAGTTTCAGGAGCAGCATCCCGAGATGGACTTtagcaaggccaagatccAGTAA
- a CDS encoding hypothetical protein (EggNog:ENOG41) gives MPWDLDADVSVTEADMYFLAAYHNMTIYYYQYDGCPEGCFFQLEINPYHKYRERDDYMNFIDARWIDMQNGLFIDITAARYDPGHEMGDGVMYDKHDHEFKDKYIFPLLDTTFEGVHAKIPYRYKEILASEYGKGALSRTDYHDHRFDTEKMQWIPMN, from the exons ATGCCATGGGACTTAGACGCTGATGTCTCAGTTACTGAGGCAGACATGTATTTCCTCGCTGCCTATCATAACATGACCATCTACTACTACCAGTACGATGGTTGTCCGGAGGGCTGCTTCTTTCAGCTCGAGATCAACCCGTACCATAAATATCGTGAGAGGGATGATTACATGAACTTCATTGATGCAAGGTGGATCGATATGCAGAATGGTCTGTTTATTGACATCACTGCGGCGCGGTATGACCCTGGGCATGAGATGGGCGACGGAGTCATGTACGACAAGCATGACCACGAGTTCAAG GACAAGTACATCTTTCCTCTACTGGACACCACCTTTGAAGGTGTTCATGCCAAGATTCCATACAGGTACAAGGAGATCCTGGCTTCGGAATACGGCAAGGGAGCATTGTCGAGGACTGATTACCATGA TCACCGATTCGACACAGAAAAGATGCAGTGGATTCCCATGAACTAG
- a CDS encoding hypothetical protein (EggNog:ENOG41) translates to MGAWNLFRVLGDLSHALSKCILIFAIHRNRSAEGVSLITQILYALVFCTRYLDLFIETVPWNIVFKIFYIISSIYILAIMQWIYPRSREREIAWKIGAIILGGSFVLSPFVMLIFESHKGFRPWMWVFSQILESVCVLPQLLLLRQTTVPTVIDSFYLVALGSYRALYCVNWFIREFEISGKKPNTVSVIFGIIQTALYIDFAWVYYTRQRVKLRGGGIVDADDMSRGWLLRRIFGKRFENNDDDEESGPGGFEDEQGGRRGARPKWGARGISVSADDGVLEQDRHNRDQDEFGGPVDPDAKMQDPDELARALDDDDDEQTPLRPGQTEGQPSGLQGGEGWRD, encoded by the exons ATGGGCGCGTGGAAC CTCTTCCGTGTCCTGGGCGACTTGTCCCACGCCCTCTCCAAatgcatcctcatcttcgccatCCATCGAAACAGGAGCGCTGAGGGCGTCTCACTCATCACGCAGATCCTCTACGCCCTCGTCTTCTGCACACGTTACCTCGACCTCTTCATCGAGACGGTACCATGGAACATCgtcttcaagatcttctACATCATTTCGTCTATCTACATCCTTGCTATTATGCAATGGATCTACCCTCGATCGCGTGAGCGTGAGATTGCTTGGAAGATTGGCGCCATCATCCTCGGTGGCTCGTTCGTCCTGTCTCCGTTCGTCATGCTCATCTTTGAGAGCCACAAGGGTTTCCGACCT TGGATGTGGGTGTTCTCCCAGATTCTTGAGTCCGTCTGCGTTCTCccccagcttctcctccttcgacAAACAACCGTCCCCACCGTCATCGACTCCTTCTACCTCGTCGCTCTCGGTTCCTACCGCGCCCTCTACTGCGTCAACTGGTTCATCCGCGAATTCGAGATCTCCGGCAAGAAGCCCAACACCGTCTCCGTCATCTTCGGCATTATCCAGACTGCCCTGTACATCGACTTTGCTTGGGTTTACTACACTCGCCAGCGCGTCAAGCTCCGAGGTGGCGGCATTGTCGACGCTGACGACATGTCCCGCGGATGGCTCCTCCGCCGAATCTTTGGAAAGCGCTTCGAGAacaacgatgacgacgaggagagTGGCCCTGGTGGGTTCGAAGATGAGCAGGGTGGCCGACGAGGAGCTCGTCCCAAGTGGGGAGCTCGTGGCATCTCAGTCAGTGCCGATGACGGCGTTCTCGAGCAGGACCGACACAACCGTGACCAGGACGAGTTCGGTGGTCCAGTCGATCCTGACGCCAAGATGCAAGACCCCGATGAGCTTGCCCGAGctcttgacgacgatgatgatgagcagaCACCACTGCGACCTGGACAAACAGAAGGCCAGCCCAGCGGTCTTCAAGGCGGCGAGGGCTGGCGCGATTAG
- a CDS encoding hypothetical protein (EggNog:ENOG41): MNLNKAARVILFGAPGVGKGTQSERLLARFPQLNQISTGDLLRRNVKERTPLGRISPSVGAFRRNANGGIGIKVENTMKAGGLVADDLILRLISNEFFSRGWLAKNGGPNVMTLNSEATAMEASFNSAASDPFINAPFLDGHRPSKASNDPSASFILDGFPRTASQVGPLDKLIPINLVVSLKTPVSVILERILGRWVHEPSGRVYNTSFNAPRVPGIDDVTGERLIQRPDDSEEVYRARYKKFQETSEPVLNHYAQKGVLVEIEGMSSDEITPKLFAEFEKRFVH; this comes from the coding sequence ATGAACCTGAACAAGGCCGCTCGCGTCATCCTCTTCGGTGCACCTGGCGTTGGTAAAGGGACTCAGAGCGAGCGATTGCTCGCTCGCTTTCCTCAGCTCAATCAGATTAGTACCGGTGATCTCTTGCGTCGAAATGTCAAGGAGAGGACACCCCTCGGTAGGATTTCCCCCTCAGTTGGTGCATTTAGGCGGAATGCTAATGGTGGTATAGGCATCAAGGTCGAGAATACGATGAAGGCGGGCGGACTTGTTGCTGATGATCTTATCCTGCGACTTATTTCCAACGAATTCTTCTCTCGGGGATGGCTCGCCAAGAATGGAGGTCCGAATGTCATGACGCTTAATTCTGAAGCGACGGCGATGGAGGCTTCTTTCAACAGCGCTGCTTCTGATCCGTTCATCAATGCTCCGTTCCTCGACGGCCACCGTCCTTCCAAGGCATCCAACGACCCCTCCGCTTCGTtcatcctcgatggcttCCCACGCACAGCTTCTCAAGTAGGCCCTCTCGACAAGCTCATCCCGATCAATCTCGTCGTCTCGCTCAAGACCCCCGTATCCGTTATTCTCGAGCGAATCCTCGGACGCTGGGTCCACGAGCCTTCCGGTCGAGTCTACAACACCAGCTTCAATGCGCCCCGAGTCCCTGGAATCGACGACGTGACCGGCGAGCGATTGATCCAGCGCCCTGATGATTCCGAGGAAGTTTACAGAGCACGATACAAGAAGTTCCAAGAGACCAGCGAGCCTGTTCTGAACCACTACGCCCAGAAGGGCGTGCTCGTCGAGATTGAGGGCATGAGCAGCGATGAAATCACCCCAAAGCTATTTGCAGAGTTCGAGAAGCGCTTCGTCCATTGA